A region from the Thermanaeromonas toyohensis ToBE genome encodes:
- a CDS encoding spore coat protein, which produces MTAHYGAHEVMELHEVLTDTIDGINQFQLYRPHVKDPQLRSILDKQIQFMTQEYNNMVQAINQRGITQAIPYRGPRRFNPVYGLHNPSPQVPNTSIEEMDDRDVASGMLGCHKASAAFRMMASLECADLELRRMIQQGAVNCAEQAYEVWQYMNQKGWYQVPTMKETTTSTMINTFAPASPGPMRYQYQM; this is translated from the coding sequence ATGACCGCCCATTACGGAGCCCATGAGGTTATGGAGCTCCACGAAGTGTTAACTGATACTATAGATGGCATAAATCAATTTCAGCTGTACCGGCCCCATGTAAAGGATCCCCAGCTCCGCTCCATCCTAGATAAGCAGATCCAGTTTATGACCCAGGAGTACAATAATATGGTGCAGGCTATCAACCAGCGGGGGATAACCCAAGCCATACCTTATAGGGGGCCGCGCCGCTTCAACCCCGTATATGGACTTCACAATCCCTCTCCGCAGGTGCCCAACACGTCCATAGAAGAGATGGACGACCGGGATGTGGCCAGTGGGATGCTGGGATGTCATAAGGCCTCGGCCGCCTTCAGAATGATGGCTTCCCTAGAATGCGCTGATCTGGAACTGCGCCGGATGATCCAGCAAGGGGCCGTCAACTGCGCCGAGCAGGCTTATGAAGTGTGGCAATATATGAACCAGAAAGGCTGGTACCAGGTACCTACTATGAAGGAAACTACTACCAGTACCATGATCAATACTTTTGCCCCTGCTAGTCCAGGGCCCATGAGGTACCAGTACCAGATGTAA
- the yhbH gene encoding sporulation protein YhbH translates to MQTDFIVSREDWSLHRKGYLDQQRHQEKVEEAIRKNLPHIITEENIILAGGSKIVKVPIRSLEEYRFRFNLNQGRHVGQGSGHTGKGTVIAREGDHRGGRGTGAGDQPGMDYYEAEVTLEEIEELLFRDLELPNWQEKKKPRQAAPAYEFRDVRRSGIMGNLDKKRTLLENLKRNARLGHPRIGGFKPEDLRFKTWEERIRQESSAVILAMMDTSGSMGTYEKYIARTFFFWMVRFLRTKYEQVEIVFIAHHTQAREVTEEEFFSKGESGGTRCSSAYRLALELIEQRYPPQDYNIYPFHFSDGDNLPSDNEACLELLQKMLPLVNQFGYGEIVNPYYRTSTLMNVFKKIQDPRLVTISIKEKSDVYYALKQFFSHRERKRAL, encoded by the coding sequence ATGCAAACCGATTTTATCGTCTCCCGGGAAGATTGGTCTCTGCATAGGAAAGGCTACCTGGACCAACAGCGCCACCAAGAAAAGGTAGAAGAAGCCATAAGGAAAAACCTACCCCATATCATTACAGAAGAAAATATAATCCTGGCGGGTGGGAGCAAGATAGTAAAGGTTCCTATTCGCAGCTTGGAAGAGTATCGTTTTCGCTTTAATCTAAACCAGGGTCGCCACGTAGGCCAAGGGAGCGGGCATACAGGGAAGGGAACAGTTATTGCCCGGGAAGGAGACCACAGAGGAGGACGCGGCACAGGAGCGGGGGACCAGCCCGGCATGGATTACTACGAGGCGGAAGTGACCTTAGAAGAGATAGAAGAGCTCTTGTTCCGGGATCTGGAACTGCCCAACTGGCAGGAAAAAAAGAAACCCAGGCAAGCCGCCCCGGCTTATGAATTTAGAGACGTAAGACGCTCTGGTATAATGGGCAATCTAGACAAAAAGCGCACCCTTCTGGAAAATCTCAAGCGCAACGCCCGGCTAGGCCACCCTCGTATAGGAGGTTTTAAGCCTGAAGACCTGCGCTTTAAAACGTGGGAAGAAAGGATCCGGCAGGAGAGTAGTGCTGTAATCCTGGCCATGATGGATACCTCGGGGTCCATGGGTACTTATGAAAAGTATATCGCCCGCACTTTCTTTTTTTGGATGGTACGCTTTTTGCGTACTAAATACGAGCAGGTTGAGATAGTTTTCATCGCTCACCATACCCAAGCCCGGGAAGTTACTGAAGAGGAATTTTTCTCTAAGGGCGAAAGTGGGGGAACCCGCTGCTCATCAGCTTACCGCCTGGCCTTGGAATTAATAGAACAGCGATATCCACCACAAGACTACAATATTTATCCCTTTCACTTCTCCGATGGGGATAACTTACCCTCAGACAATGAGGCCTGCTTGGAACTCCTTCAAAAAATGCTCCCCCTGGTAAACCAGTTCGGTTACGGCGAGATAGTCAACCCTTACTACCGGACTAGCACCTTGATGAACGTCTTTAAAAAGATCCAGGATCCCCGTCTGGTAACTATCTCTATAAAAGAAAAAAGCGACGTTTATTACGCCCTTAAGCAGTTTTTTAGTCACCGAGAGAGAAAAAGGGCGCTCTAG